One window of the Pelmatolapia mariae isolate MD_Pm_ZW linkage group LG15, Pm_UMD_F_2, whole genome shotgun sequence genome contains the following:
- the LOC134642776 gene encoding 5-hydroxytryptamine receptor 3A, whose amino-acid sequence MASTRILSCKNGHSGPTHESLQAVFDLQPFRPAVNLSNPTIANISFTLYAVLGVNEKTQILTTFLWLRLYWHNEFLVWDPKECDGVTKISLPVKELWSPDIIVYEFVDDDVSQACPYVYVNHTGHIRWDRMLRLVSSCNLEIFSFPFDVQNCTFTFGSYMHTIRDVRVSPALPFKEMSLNSKRYLEASGEWELVDILGETSILKFGIDEWDIITFWVVVKRRPVLYVVNLLIPSSFLMLIDILSFYLPPHSVDRASFKMTLILGYTVFLLIMNDLLPSTANGTPIIGIYFSVCLALMVISLLETVIITNVLHHNSLKYREVPKWVRVVVLKHIANLICYRWPEDSCQSPSTPQKDKPGNSNGSSGPWIIQPASRAPDQLPVSNGTSALPELQQICQYLAELRAHLVSLQKESQLLDQWCHVGYVLDFLLFRIYLLIISCYAMVIVTMWCIWITQT is encoded by the exons ATGGCTTCAACCCG TATACTGTCTTGTAAAAATGGCCACAGTGGCCCAACACACGAGTCCTTGCAGGCTGTCTTTGACCTACAACCCTTCAGGCCAGCCGTGAACCTCAGCAATCCCACCATAGCCAACATCTCCTTCACTTTGTATGCTGTCCTCGGTGTG AATGAGAAAACACAGATACTCACTACTTTCTTGTGGCTGAGACTG TACTGGCACAATGAGTTCCTGGTCTGGGATCCGAAGGAGTGTGATGGTGTCACTAAGATTTCTCTACCTGTGAAGGAGCTCTGGTCTCCGGATATCATTGTTTATGAGTT TGTGGATGACGATGTCTCCCAGGCATGTCCTTACGTCTACGTTAACCACACGGGTCACATCCGCTGGGACAGGATGCTGCGGCTCGTCTCATCCTGCAATCTGGAGATCTTCAGTTTTCCTTTTGATGTGCAGAACTGCACATTTACATTTGGCTCTTACATGCACACCA TACGGGATGTGAGGGTCAGTCCAGCTCTGCCCTTTAAGGAGATGTCTCTAAACTCAAAACGATACCTGGAAGCAAGTGGAGAGTGGGAGCTGGTGGACATACTGGGAGAGACCTCCATACTTAAGTTTGGAATCGATGAATGGGACATCATCACCTTCTGG GTGGTCGTAAAGCGGCGCCCAGTGCTCTACGTGGTCAACCTTCTGATCCCAAGCTCTTTCCTCATGCTCATTGACATCCTGTCCTTCTACCTGCCTCCCCATAGCGTCGACCGTGCCTCCTTCAAAATGACCCTCATCCTGGGCTACACAGTCTTCCTGCTCATCATGAACGACCTGCTGCCAAGTACAGCAAATGGCACTCCCATCATAG GTATCTATTTCTCAGTGTGTCTTGCCCTCATGGTTATCAGTCTACTGGAAACAGTCATCATTACCAACGTCCTCCACCATAACTCCTTGAAATATCGGGAGGTTCCAAAGTGGGTTAGGGTTGTTGTGCTCAAACATATAGCAAACCTCATCTGCTACCGCTGGCCAGAAGATAGCTGCCAGTCGCCTTCTACACCACAGAAGGATAAACCTGGAAACTCCAATGGCAGTTCTGGTCCATGGATCATTCAGCCAGCTAGCCGGGCACCTGACCAGCTCCCAGTTAGTAACG GTACATCTGCTCTGCCTGAACTGCAACAGATCTGTCAGTACCTTGCTGAACTTCGTGCCCACCTCGTCTCTCTGCAGAAGGAAAGCCAGCTGTTGGACCAGTGGTGCCATGTAGGATATGTCCTTGACTTCCTGCTCTTTCGTATCTATCTACTGATCATCAGCTGCTATGCTATGGTTATTGTCACAATGTGGTGCATTTGGATCACTCAAACCTAA